In the genome of Brachypodium distachyon strain Bd21 chromosome 3, Brachypodium_distachyon_v3.0, whole genome shotgun sequence, the window ttgttttgctttgttCTGGCTTGCCGGTCGTCTCACGCTTCCTTACGTcgtcttcttaatgaaaatgatACACCGCTTGGTGTGTTCGAGAAAATCTTCCCTCGGTGTTACTAATTAACTTATACGAGTATATCAAGGTCATTTTAATGTCTCTACAAGTAGTATACTTTTGCAAAGTCAAGTTTGTTATCCCTTCCCTCACATCTACTTTAGTGTAATCTAACATGTAGGAATGGTGCGTTCTTTAGTTACATTATTGTTGTTCCATCCATTTTTTGCAGTTTATAGTACATTATTGACCATTGATTTCTTTCTTCCCCTGGTGAGCTATCAGCACACTTTTATATTTATAGTGGAACTTCATGCTGTGTTTTCAGTGTGAAATGACAGGTGTTGTAGTTGATGTGGGTGATGGAGCTACCCACATTGTTCCTGTTGCTGATGGGTATGTCATTGGGAGCAGTATCAGATCTATTCCACTTACAGGCAAGGATGTTACCCAGTTTATTCAGCAACTTATGAAGGTAGTTTCCACAGAAGATAATACTTAATTTGCATTTATTAGCAGCAGAAGGCAGTGATCCTTTGTTATTTGTGGTCTTGCAGAGCAGAATTGAAAATTGAACATTAAAACAATGAGAGGTATGGGAAAATAATAACTGAACAAACAATTAAAAGGAAGTTAGGAACAAAATACGAAGCAGAGGTAGAATTTGGAGCAAAGTGTCTATGATGCTATTCCTCATCTAATAACGCATCACAGAACTAATTTCACTTGAAAATTTGAAAGATAACCCACATCACTACAAATCATAAATTTGGTACTTGTTTTTGTCTCCTCAGGGCGCTTGTGCCGCTGgatcaaaatttgaactagTGTTGGGCCTGGACGGTAATTTGTAAACATCGTATCAATGTACTTGTGAATAATGTTCTTAGCCACGTGCATTTTGAAAAAGATTGAGCAGAAAGGATAATAATCATTATActattatctaaaaaaaatcattatacTAAAACAATGACAGATTTATATTTATCCTCACCTTGTGGCTTGTGAGAAAAATAGTTCACCTAGTGGCAGTAACCTGCAGTTTGGTGTATAAGGACATGCAGGATTTGCTCATTTAACTTCATATAGTTGCATGGGGTAACAATACTGGATGAGCACACTAAAGTAAGTTATTGAGCTTCCAATTCGTGGTTGCAGGAAAGAGGTGAACACATTCCACCAGAAGAATCTTTTGACGTGGCAAGGAGGGCGAAGGAAATGTACTGCTATACCTGTTCGGACATTGTGAAGGTATTAATTACATCAGgcatttattttattacttGTTGAACATATGTATACTATCTGTCATATCATTTCTCATAGAAAAGTTGTTAGTTATTAAAAGgaagtttcctttttttttttccttctctgctGATCATTCAAAGCAATGCAGTTGGGCAGTTGGCTGCCTGTGCTAGTATAGCAGCCAGCCACTCAGCTTAGGCATTGCCATTTTTAACACCTTATTGGAAAGGTTTTAATTGTGTAAATCACTGCTCTTAAGGTGCTAtgtcaaatatatttttctcaacCTTTGTACAATTGGTGATCGCTAAATTAGCTAAATTATCATCTTTTTTTAGTATTCAATTCATTTTTCCAGAAGAGGTAACTCAGAAAGAATGAAAATCATATCATACCTTTGTGCTCGTTTTGTTTCAGGAATTTAATAAGCATGACAGAGAGCCCTCCAAGTACATAAAACACTTGACTGGCACCAAACCAAAAACTGGTGCTCCATACACCTGTGACATTGGATACGAGCGCTTCCTGGGCCCTGAGGTTTTTACATTAATGTCTTTACTGCCTCTGTAGTTACTTCTGCAGTGTCATGTATTATTTAGGCTCATCTTTTATCGATTCATGGGCTTTATGCAGAACAACTCCCTTTTGGTAATTGAGACTGCTTTATTAGTTTATTTTACTTAATACCAAAGTGTGAAATCTTGAATTAGCGGATAAAAGTAGTTTGATTTATTTACCAGTTTATTTGTAGCCATTTAGGGCTTCTATGTAACTGTTGCACACGTTATATTTTGAAGGATCCTGAACCTTTTTCTGTGATATGTTTCGGTTTTGATGCTCATTTTAATTCAATCTTCTCAGAGTGCTTCATAATGTCTGCAGATTTTCTTCCATCCTGAGATTTACAATAATGACTTCACCACCCCTTTGCAAGATGTTATTGACAAATGCATCCAATCATCCCCAATCGACACAAGGAGGGCTCTTTATAAGGTTTGTATATCAAAATCTTGTTTTCTCCAACATTATAGTGTTTGAGTCTGTTGTCAATGTCACAGAATATTGTCTTGTCTGGGGGATCGACTATGTTTAAAGATTTCCACAGAAGATTACAGCGGGACCTAAAAAAGATTGTGGATGCACGGGTCCGTACATCTAATGCTCGACTTGGTGGAGATACAAAGGTACAAACTTTCTTCTTTCTGGCAGCAAAAAGCAATGATCTTGCCTGAAAGAAATTCAGCTAAATCTATTGGTTTCAGGCCCAACCCGTAGAAGTCAATGTGGTTAGTCATCCAATTCAAAGATATGCAGTTTGGTTTGGTGGGTCTGTGCTTGCTTCTACAGCTGAATTCTATGAGGTATTCAAACTTTGTCTCTACAGTAGTAAGAAAACTCATATCACCTGGAATTTTTGAGCGTGGTTATATTTACTTTTGCAAGTGGACTCCAATCCAAAGTCTAAACCATTCCACCAAATAATTACCAAAATCTTTTGTAACTTCCATTTTGAGTATCTGAGCTCCAAACTGACATGGTTTATTCCCTCAATAGGCTTGTCACACAAAAGCAGAGTATGAAGAGTACGGTGCAAGCATCTGCCGATCAAATCCAGTCTTCAAAGGGATGTACTGAACCTGCcgatgaaaaaaagaagaagaaaaactggCGCTGGGCATCAGAAATAGCATCCCCATGCAATCAGCCTGGgcctagcagcagcaggctggcAGCATGGTAAAACTGACATTGTGGAGGCAGAGGCTGCCAAGGAGCCTGCCTCGCTGTACGCGCTTGTACAAAACCGGCGTGCACATAGATAGATCACATCGCCTTGATACATCTTTTGAATTCATCTGTACTTCTAGCCTAGCGATAAGAACACTCCGCGAGTGACCTGGAGTCTAGCGGGTAGCGAGCTGTGAACGGCATGCTGTTGTATAATCTGACTGAATTGGAATATCGCTGTAACAGTAACTTTTCGTACTCCTACAATTTGTGGGGTTTATCTGGTATTGTTCCATGCACCTTTCCCGTGAACTTGGTGGCATCTTTTTTTCCTCACGGGGGGTTTCAATGGACAATTTGGCATCGTAATCACGATGTTTCTTGTTGTGCACAGCGAAGTGaagtgcatgcatggcaaCTCTGCGCGTGCGCTCGCGGGATCTCGCTGCGTGCCGTCACCGAGGTCCGAGATTGGCTGCAATTTCCCCGCCGAGCTGGACAGTAGCCGGTACCAAGACGGCAAGGTAGTGCAACCGAGTCCATGAtggtccatgcatgcatggttccaatctgcaaacatgacaaaatgaCTGTGCAGCCGAAACCATGGGCCATTGTTccaaacaagaacaagaacgaAAAAGAGCTCCTGGGCAACCGTATTGGTTGCAGATACACACCCTCTCGTCCGAATCCTCCTGGCTGGTTGGTACTGTACTTGGTAGTTTCCTCTCTGTCCCTCCCAAAAGGTACGGACTGTACAATGGCAACTTTGTCGGAGATACTGTAGCAGGGATGCAAGTCCGGAAAAGACGGCATAAATAGAGAAGCCATGGCCGCATTCTTCTCCACACCGAAACCAACACACGGACACGGACGGTCGGGCGCCCACATTCGCACATCTGCTGCTCCCAGTAGTCTACTGCAACTGCACTGCACGTGGCGATGGCCCCGACCACGGCCATTCTCCGCGTCCTGgtcgcgctcctcctcctcg includes:
- the LOC100832480 gene encoding actin-related protein 3, with protein sequence MDAASRPAVVIDNGTGYTKMGFAGNVEPCFITPTVVAVNDSFSNQARATTKGNWMAQHNAGVMADLDFFIGDEALARSRSSSTYSLSYPIRGGQVENWDTMEKFWQQCIFNYLRCDPEDHYFLLTESPLTPPETREYTGEIMFETFNVPGLYIAVQPVLALAAGYTTTKCEMTGVVVDVGDGATHIVPVADGYVIGSSIRSIPLTGKDVTQFIQQLMKERGEHIPPEESFDVARRAKEMYCYTCSDIVKEFNKHDREPSKYIKHLTGTKPKTGAPYTCDIGYERFLGPEIFFHPEIYNNDFTTPLQDVIDKCIQSSPIDTRRALYKNIVLSGGSTMFKDFHRRLQRDLKKIVDARVRTSNARLGGDTKAQPVEVNVVSHPIQRYAVWFGGSVLASTAEFYEACHTKAEYEEYGASICRSNPVFKGMY